A window of Syntrophorhabdales bacterium genomic DNA:
ACGGACAACTGAGAGCCCTTATAGCAGAACTTCTCCGGTTGAAGCGGTACGTGTACCTTTGCACGAACGGTCTCCTGGCCGGCTCTCTCCTGCGGCAACTTACCCCGCATCCCGGCCTGAGCCTCAATTTCCATTTCGACGGTATGGAAGAAACGCACGATCGTGTGACCGGGCAGAAGGGGACATTCAGAACGGCTATTGAAGCTATCAAGAGGGCGAAAGAAGAAGGCTTCAGGGTGTGCACCAATACATCCGTATATAAATACACCGGCATGGAGGAACTGGAACAACTCTTTGACTTGCTCACCCGGATCGGCGTGGATGGAATCTTGATTTCTCCGGCGTTCAGCTACCAGAGCGTAAAAGAGGAAATATTCCTGAGCAGGGAAGAGGCCACCGAAAGATTCAGGGCCATGGAATACATGTTTCCCAGGTATCCATTCATGGGTACGCCGATGTACATTGATTTTTTGCAAGGCAAGAAGAGGCTGCTTTGCACGCCCTGGGGCAATCCGACACGGAACCCTCTTGGCTGGAAGTCGCCGTGCTATCTGGTGACCGACACGTATTACGAGTCCTTCGCGGAATTGATGGCGAAAACTGACTGGGACACCTACGAGTCGGGCCGAGACTCGAGGTGCCGGGACTGCATGGTCCACAGCGGCTATGAAGCGAGCGTCATGCGGCAAGCGTTTTCCAATCCGTACGAGCTCCTCAAGCTCCTCCTCTGGAATCTCGGGGGCACTTGATGGAATCAATCCCCTCACAGATTTTCAATACGATCATCATGAGGCCTTACTTCGTTATCTTCTTCCTGACCTATCTTCTCGGGTGCTCTATGAACATGGGGATCAAGAGGACCCTGCTCTTCTGTATCACAGGCTATGGCCTGGCATGGCTTTCGGAATTCTCCTCGATCCACAGCGGCATACCGTACGGACTTTATTATTACATCGAGGAGACAAAGGGAAAGGAGCTTTGGGCGCTGGGTGTTCCTTTTATGGATTCGATGAGCTTCGTATTTCTTGTCTGGGCGAGCTACTCCCTGGCGCTGATAGCGACCTCACCCGTTGTGCGCTCAGGAGTGACAATCTATCTTTTCGAGACGAAGAAGATCAGAAACTCCATGCGGGTAAGACTTCTCGGGGCCGTCTTCTTTGTCTGCCTCGATGTCATTATAGATCCCGTGGCGCTGAGAGGCAACAGATGGTTCCTCGGACAGATCTATGGGTATCCGCAGCCGGGCGTCTATTTTGGTGTACCCGTGTCGAACTTCGTCGGATGGTTCGTAGTGGGATTTGTCTTGATCTCGGCGCTTCAAACCATAGACAGGCTCATGGAGATGAAAAAGCTCAAAGGTTGGTACGGCCGGAGACACCCGTGGAGATATCTGATTGGCCCTTCCCTTCACTTCGGTGTGTTTTTTTCAATCTGTCCATCACCTTCTTCATCGGAGAGTATGCGTTGGCGTGGGTTGGCGCGTCTATCGTCTTCCTCCAAGCGTCTTTTCTTTATTTCTTGCTGAAGGCGAAACTCTCACGCGGGCTCTCGGAGAGCGCCCTGAAAGCACATCTAGTGGATTTCCCCGGCGTCGCCTGCCCACCAGGATGACGCC
This region includes:
- a CDS encoding carotenoid biosynthesis protein translates to MESIPSQIFNTIIMRPYFVIFFLTYLLGCSMNMGIKRTLLFCITGYGLAWLSEFSSIHSGIPYGLYYYIEETKGKELWALGVPFMDSMSFVFLVWASYSLALIATSPVVRSGVTIYLFETKKIRNSMRVRLLGAVFFVCLDVIIDPVALRGNRWFLGQIYGYPQPGVYFGVPVSNFVGWFVVGFVLISALQTIDRLMEMKKLKGWYGRRHPWRYLIGPSLHFGVFFSICPSPSSSESMRWRGLARLSSSSKRLFFISC
- the hpnH gene encoding adenosyl-hopene transferase HpnH, translated to MRFPAGLYKSLVSCTIKNSLRGIKRFPLVLMLEPTHRCNLACAGCDRIRLNAETHAPDLSLDECIDAAVRSGAPVVTVTGGEPLLYGQLRALIAELLRLKRYVYLCTNGLLAGSLLRQLTPHPGLSLNFHFDGMEETHDRVTGQKGTFRTAIEAIKRAKEEGFRVCTNTSVYKYTGMEELEQLFDLLTRIGVDGILISPAFSYQSVKEEIFLSREEATERFRAMEYMFPRYPFMGTPMYIDFLQGKKRLLCTPWGNPTRNPLGWKSPCYLVTDTYYESFAELMAKTDWDTYESGRDSRCRDCMVHSGYEASVMRQAFSNPYELLKLLLWNLGGT